From Hippoglossus stenolepis isolate QCI-W04-F060 chromosome 6, HSTE1.2, whole genome shotgun sequence, a single genomic window includes:
- the LOC118111087 gene encoding LOW QUALITY PROTEIN: PDZ domain-containing protein 4 (The sequence of the model RefSeq protein was modified relative to this genomic sequence to represent the inferred CDS: inserted 1 base in 1 codon), producing the protein MGCNMCVVKRQEEQYRIMFQQKGWSSSLRPMDRQGNMKVRGRRTSQPPLDRPQNSQEPLHQPGSVRKGHRRKGTGVCGGNGTGSPSISSVTMVAIPDCIDNATQTDISFQSIMTMGRSRGHHHHHHGRGGSSSPPPPPPSPPLPXGPYGINEFCVFEYNDPNDYFDVSNHEVDRQDDLEYEEVELYKSSQQEKLGLTVCYRTDDEEDLGIYVGEVNPNSIAAKNGRIREGDRILQINGVDIQNREEAVAILTREDSINFSLLLARPDIENENPVDPEEDMELTLEGGVLHPNPQASSCSLNSPHLSGYYRLRRRGGGGLPCPGGGGEAGRGDGAGGDGEVEEEEDEEDGERGEKEDRDPPVPLPPLLNLAPLLSNSQELDSGVGRTDDSTRYEELSEQDLLGEQTSACNTNTTNTPGSIRKFRPSPRPSPRLSPGLGPSPRPTPSPGRGDTTPPFLHLRDLQLSSDSLPGLEWTAGGGSGAAACSPHHLHHKHHHHHHQPPLTMMMMMPGLTEEECQRYQELLEIKCQYERRHKKHHREKAKKGRDDTDVHAEGREEIQEADQEEEEATSCLVVDVNCNETLSEHEMALIDEELRHLEFKCRNILRAQKMQQLRERCLKAWMMEEETVRPGASEADVDNVDNDDNDDPHHHELSSINELPERERLDDRDSTSAYNTGGESCRSTPLVSTEQIPPLQEEEDEAGRRLMSPPPLLPLALLPPLNSPLTPRRHRRDRERRHSNLSCSFSPSTYRKCETANGSGANGSSSTPSTPSKFRSLTREGASSSRRGVADRGRSSIADGAANRPGGGSAESSPYFTRRHHSHNKPPERYQSCMTLPSEGLVDPLDRVRDQTRAEGEERGAGTGSSGPASPRSVNSAPCGLEDRHAGASRLGLVLPLGLTQSSPTASRQRMEWKVKIRSDGTRYVAKRPVRDRLLKARAMKIREERSGMTTDDDAASEMKQGRYWSKEERKQQLLRAREYRRRREFMMQSRLDYLKGDRDPTLEHCSSRQDSPSNNILSLSQKKITKKRNRRILDNWITIQELLAHGSRSPDGKKIYNPLLSVTTV; encoded by the exons ATGGGCTGCAACATGTGTGTGGTCAAACGTCAGGAGGAGCAGTACAGGATCATGTTCCAG CAGAAAGGATGGAGCAGCTCCCTGCGGCCGATGGACCGACAGGGAAACATGAAG gtcagaggtcggagAACCTCTCAGCCACCACTAGACAGGCCGCAAAACTCCCAGGAGCCTTTGCACCAACCCGGCTCGGTCCGTAAGGGTCACAGGAGGAAAG gtaCAGGCGTGTGCGGCGGTAACGGCACCGGCAgcccctccatctcctctgttaCCATGGTAGCCATCCCTGACTGCATCGACAACGCCACGCAGACGGACATCAGCTTCCAGAGCATCATGACGATggggaggagcagaggtcaccaccaccaccaccacggcCGAGGAggctcctcctcccctccccctcctcccccctcccctcccctcc cggGGCCGTACGGGATCAATGAGTT CTGTGTGTTCGAGTACAATGACCCCAACGACTACTTTGACGTGTCTAATCATGAGGTGGACAGACAGGATGACCTGGAGTACGAG gaggtggagctgTACAAGTCCAGTCAGCAGGAGAAGCTGGGTCTGACCGTGTGCTACAGGACGGACGACGAGGAGGACCTGGGGATCTACGTGGGAGAG GTTAATCCAAACAGCATCGCAGCTAAAAATGGACGAATCCGAGAGGGCGACCGAATATTACAG ATTAACGGAGTCGATATTCAGAACAGAGAGGAAGCGGTGGCCATTCTGACCCGAGAGGACAGCATCAACTTCTCCCTGCTGCTGGCCAGGCCCGATATAGAg AATGAGAACCCCGTGGATCCAGAGGAGGACATGGAGCTGACGCTGGAGGGAGGAGTTCTCCACCCAAACCCTCAagcttcctcctgctccctcaaCTCGCCTCATCTTTCAGGCTACTATCGCCTCCgcagaagaggtggaggaggcctgCCCTGccctggaggaggtggggaaGCAGGACGTGGAGACGGTGCAGGGGGTGACGGggaagtggaagaggaggaggatgaagaggacggagagagaggagagaaggaggacaGAGACCCACCagtccctctccctcctctgctaAACCTGGCTCCACTGCTGTCCAACAGCCAGGAGCTGGACAGCGGCGTGGGCCGGACCGACGACAGCACCCGCTACGAGGAGCTGTCTGAGCAGGACCTGCTGGGGGAGCAGACCAGCGCCTGCAACACCAACACCACCAACACGCCGGGGAGCATCAGGAAGTTCAGACCCAGCCCCAG GCCCAGTCCCAGACTCAGTCCCGGCCTCGGTCCGAGTCCCAGGCCGACGCCCAGCCCTGGACGAGGAGACACCACCCCTCCTTTCCTCCACCTGCGAGACCTGCAGCTCAGCTCGGACTCTCTCCCCGGCCTCGAGTGGACGGCAGGAGGAGGATCAGGAGCAGCAGCGTGCagcccccaccacctccatcacaAG caccaccaccaccatcaccagcCGCCTCTgaccatgatgatgatgatgccgGGCCTGACGGAGGAGGAGTGCCAGCGAtaccaggagctgctggagataAAATGTCAATACGAGAGACGCcataaaaaacatcacagagaGAAGGCGAAAAAAGGTCGTGACGACACCGATGTGCACGCAGAAGGTCGAGAGGAAATACAGGAGGCGGatcaggaagaagaggaagctaCTTCCTGCCTGGTGGTGGATGTGAACTGCAACGAGACCCTGAGTGAGCACGAGATGGCGCTCATCGATGAGGAGTTGCGCCACCTGGAGTTTAAATGCCGCAATATTCTCCGGGCACAGAAGATgcagcagctgagagagagatgcCTGAAAGCctggatgatggaggaggagacggtgcGACCGGGCGCCTCAGAAGCag ACGTGGATAACGTGGATAACGATGACAACGACGACCCTCATCATCACGAGTTGTCGTCCATCAACGAGCTCCCGGAGCGCGAGCGATTGGACGACAGAGACAGCACCAGCGCCTACAACACCGGAGGGGAGAGCTGCCGGAGCACGCCATTGGTCAGCACGGAGCAGATCCCGCctctgcaggaagaggaagacgaagCAGGGCGGCGACTGATGTctccgcctcctctcctccccctggctctcctcccccctctgaACTCCCCTCTGACCCCGCGGCGTCACAGgcgggacagagagagacgccACTCAAACCTCAGCTGCTCCTTCTCTCCAAGCACTTACAGGAAATGCGAAACAGCCAATGGCAGCGGGGCAAATGGCTCAagctccaccccctccacacCCTCCAAGTTCAG GTCTCTGACCAGGGAGGGGGCGTCGTCTTCAAGAAGGGGTGTGGCTGACCGAGGGCGGAGCTCCATAGCAG ATGGAGCCGCCAACAGGCCTGGAGGTGGAAGTGCAGAGTCCAGTCCCTATTTCACCCGGAGACACCACAGCCACAACAAACCACCGGAGCGCTACCAGAGCTGTATGACCCTGCCCTCCGAGGGCCTGGTGGACCCCCTGGACCGAGTCAGAGACCAAACCAGGGccgagggggaggagaggggggcgGGCACAGGGAGCAGTGGGCCGGCCAGTCCGAGGAGTGtgaacagcgccccctgtggtCTGGAGGACCGCCACGCTGGAGCCTCGCGGTTAGGACTGGTCTTACCACTTGGGCTGACACAGTCATCACCAACGGCCTCACGGCAGCGCATGGAGTGGAAG GTGAAGATCCGCAGCGACGGGACCCGCTACGTGGCCAAGCGGCCGGTCAGGGACCGTCTGCTGAAGGCCAGAGCCATGAAGATCAGGGAGGAACGCAGCGGCATGACGACCGACGACGACGCTGCCAGCGAGATGAAGCAG GGCCGCTACTggagcaaagaggagaggaagcagcagctgctcagagCCAGAGAGTACAGACGGAGACGAGAGTTCATGATGCAGAGCCGCCTGGACTATCTCAAAGGAGACAG GGACCCGACATTAGAGCACTGCTCCTCCCGACAGGACTCCCCCAGCAACAACATCCTGTCACTGAGCCAGAAGAAGATCACCAAGAAGAGGAACCGGAGAATCCTCGACAACTGGATCACCATCCAGGAGCTGCTGGCTCACGGCTCCAGGTCGCCAGACggaaagaaaatatacaacCCTCTGCTTTCTGTGACCACGGTGTGA